CCAGGAGAGCACCCGCTACGCCAATTATGCCCAGGACCGGTTCGGTCGCGAGATCACCGTGATCCGTCCTTTTTTCTGGGCCGGGGACGACGCCCGGTACGCCCTGTGGCTGTCCGCCATGCGGGCCTGCGAGGACGCCTATCTGCGCCTGATCGACGCCGGGGCTTCTCCCCAGGAAGCCAGAAGCGTTTTGCCCAACAGTCTCAAAACCGAAATCGTGACCACGGCCAACATCCGCGAGTGGCGCCACATTTTCAAACTGCGTTGCGACAAGGCCGCCCATCCCCAGATGCGTCAGGTCATGCTGCCGCTCCTGGCCGCTTTTCACGAGCGCATTCCGCTTCTTTTCGATGACTTGGCGCAATCCTTCGACCAGGTCCGACCGCCGACTCCGTCCCCGGAGGCCGTTTCCCCGACCTGATTCTCCCTCCACCAGCGTGAACGTTTTCGTGGGGGCATGTTGGTACGGCATGCCCCTCGTTTTTTCTCCGAGATGTGAGCAAATGTCGGACAAGGGCTTGTTTTTGTCCCAAAGTCCTGAGCAGAAGTCCAAAACCGGCAAATTGACATGGAAACAAGCGGATTTGTAAACCGAAACGGGGACCTTGGATCGTGGGCGTGGTGACGTGGCGCGATTCGTGTTTATCCCTGGAAAAGAAACAATTTTGTTAAGTCAATAAAATCGCTCGATTGTTCTTCGGGAGCGATTTTTGTGAGAAAGAGACCGGACTGGATTGGAGGCATATTGGTGAAGATTAAAAAAATGAGTATTCCGAAGAAAAATGGAGATATGACAGTTTATAGTTGTGGAAAAAGTTTTCCATAATGGTGAAAAAAAATGATTGACACTGCGGGAGCCCCGTTCCTGCTTCGCCTCGATGGATTTCCCGTTCGCCCCAAGAATGCTAGGATTGAAGGTATGTTTTTTAATTTCAACAAGATATGCTGTAAAGACGTCGGGCCGGCAACTCCGCCCAGACCGGTAATACCGGAGTTGTCGGCATATCGTTACACGACTAGGACCCTTCCCCATGATTGACGCATGGGACCGTATCTCGAATTCCTTGCAGAGCTGCCTGAGCCCTGGCCTGTTTCAGCTCTGGATCAAGCCCCTTCAAGGCTGCCTGGAGCAGGACACCCTGGTCTTGCGCGCGCCCAATGATTTTGTGTGCACCTGGGTTCGAACCCGGATGTTGGACAAGATCCAGGCCGCGTCGCGCGAGGTGCTCGGATTCGATCCCCGGATCGAGCTGGGCC
The genomic region above belongs to Deltaproteobacteria bacterium and contains:
- the thyX gene encoding FAD-dependent thymidylate synthase encodes the protein MKIVDPSFSFMHLPDGDFVLSHLELAARTCYKSEDKTSPDSARKLLSRIVRLGHDSVLEHISVTVRIVCDRGVTHELVRHRMCSFSQESTRYANYAQDRFGREITVIRPFFWAGDDARYALWLSAMRACEDAYLRLIDAGASPQEARSVLPNSLKTEIVTTANIREWRHIFKLRCDKAAHPQMRQVMLPLLAAFHERIPLLFDDLAQSFDQVRPPTPSPEAVSPT